The following are encoded together in the Choloepus didactylus isolate mChoDid1 chromosome 7, mChoDid1.pri, whole genome shotgun sequence genome:
- the TREM1 gene encoding triggering receptor expressed on myeloid cells 1 isoform X1, producing MASWPVRQLSGASGLECLQGAHGSSWSWCTCRMRKARLWALLWILSVSELQAAIQANEVEYVLTEGQTLNVSCPFSRQIYLYSQKAWQRLQNGAEPQTLVVTENTSGDTSRVQRGRYMLEDIPEDSILYVRMANLQVEDSGLYRCVIYQPSRDPILLFHPVRLVVTKDPSGTPASGKNPTQNLAQVTTVRRPTTKAQRTMPRTVAQPPLKSTAFHVSTPGPTANLTNVRGISRLPGLAVLLCGCGLLSKSLVFTVLFVVTQRSPGP from the exons ATGGCGTCATGGCCTGTTAGGCAACTTTCCGGAGCCTCTGGGTTAGAGTGTCTCCAAGGAGCCCACGGCAGCAGTTGGAGTTGGTGCACATGCAGGATGAGAAAAGCCAGACTCTGGGCACTGCTCTGGATACTCTCCGTCTCAG AACTCCAAGCTGCAATTCAAGCAAATGAAGTAGAGTATGTCCTAACGGAGGGACAGACACTGAACGTAAGTTGTCCCTTCAGCAGACAGATATACTTATACAGCCAGAAGGCTTGGCAGAGGCTGCAGAATGGGGCAGAGCCCCAGACGCTTGTAGTCACAGAGAATACCTCAGGAGACACCAGTCGAGTCCAGAGAGGGAGGTACATGTTAGAAGACATCCCTGAGGATTCCATCCTGTATGTCCGAATGGCCAACCTTCAAGTAGAGGACTCGGGACTGTATAGGTGTGTGATCTATCAACCTTCCAGGGACCCCATCCTCCTGTTCCACCCTGTCCGCCTGGTGGTGACCAAGG ATCCTTCAGGTACCCCTGCTTCAGGCAAGAATCCTACCCAGAATTTGGCTCAGGTTACCACCGTTCGTCGTCCCACCACGAAAGCCCAGCGCACCATGCCCAGGACTGTGGCGCAACCCCCGCTCAAATCGACTGCCTTCCACGTCTCCACTCCTGGCCCCACAGCCAACCTCACAAATGTGCGGGGCATCAGCAG GCTCCCAGGGCTCGCTGTCCTGCTGTGTGGATGTGGACTCCTGAGTAAGAGCCTCGTCTTCACTGTCCTGTTTGTTGTCACCCAGAGGTCACCTGGACCCTAG
- the TREM1 gene encoding triggering receptor expressed on myeloid cells 1 isoform X2, whose protein sequence is MASWPVRQLSGASGLECLQGAHGSSWSWCTCRMRKARLWALLWILSVSELQAAIQANEVEYVLTEGQTLNVSCPFSRQIYLYSQKAWQRLQNGAEPQTLVVTENTSGDTSRVQRGRYMLEDIPEDSILYVRMANLQVEDSGLYRCVIYQPSRDPILLFHPVRLVVTKDPSGTPASGKNPTQNLAQVTTVRRPTTKAQRTMPRTVAQPPLKSTAFHVSTPGPTANLTNVRGISRVSQLQGDSRASHKMFLWSNIL, encoded by the exons ATGGCGTCATGGCCTGTTAGGCAACTTTCCGGAGCCTCTGGGTTAGAGTGTCTCCAAGGAGCCCACGGCAGCAGTTGGAGTTGGTGCACATGCAGGATGAGAAAAGCCAGACTCTGGGCACTGCTCTGGATACTCTCCGTCTCAG AACTCCAAGCTGCAATTCAAGCAAATGAAGTAGAGTATGTCCTAACGGAGGGACAGACACTGAACGTAAGTTGTCCCTTCAGCAGACAGATATACTTATACAGCCAGAAGGCTTGGCAGAGGCTGCAGAATGGGGCAGAGCCCCAGACGCTTGTAGTCACAGAGAATACCTCAGGAGACACCAGTCGAGTCCAGAGAGGGAGGTACATGTTAGAAGACATCCCTGAGGATTCCATCCTGTATGTCCGAATGGCCAACCTTCAAGTAGAGGACTCGGGACTGTATAGGTGTGTGATCTATCAACCTTCCAGGGACCCCATCCTCCTGTTCCACCCTGTCCGCCTGGTGGTGACCAAGG ATCCTTCAGGTACCCCTGCTTCAGGCAAGAATCCTACCCAGAATTTGGCTCAGGTTACCACCGTTCGTCGTCCCACCACGAAAGCCCAGCGCACCATGCCCAGGACTGTGGCGCAACCCCCGCTCAAATCGACTGCCTTCCACGTCTCCACTCCTGGCCCCACAGCCAACCTCACAAATGTGCGGGGCATCAGCAG GGTTTCTCAATTGCAGGGTGACAGCAGAGCCTCTCACAAGATGTTCCTGTGGAGCAACATCCTGTAG
- the LOC119539699 gene encoding triggering receptor expressed on myeloid cells 3-like isoform X2, with product MEGTGLREWPRLLLLLLCVSGFEAVGEKEEEECLIEGKNLTVICPYNIMKYSLSRKAWQRVGSQGPPETLVSTETGNTGLNRAQAGRFLLEDYTTDAIVKVTMAELQKQDVGLYQCVVDLSPREPIILHQRIRLIQCDGMREAKPPPVLVIVLACGFILNKGLVFSVLFVLVWKTWASGEAAS from the exons ATGGAGGGCACAGGGCTCCGGGAGTGGCCAcggctgctgttgctgctgctctGTGTCTCAG GATTCGAAGCTGTAggtgaaaaggaggaggaggagtgccTGATAGAAGGAAAGAACCTGACCGTGATCTGTCCTTACAACATCATGAAATACTCCCTCAGCCGGAAGGCCTGGCAACGGGTGGGGAGCCAGGGCCCCCCAGAGACACTGGTGAGCACCGAAACGGGAAACACGGGTCTAAACCGGGCTCAGGCTGGGCGGTTCCTGTTGGAGGATTATACCACTGATGCCATCGTGAAGGTCACCATGGCAGAGCTCCAGAAGCAGGACGTGGGCCTGTACCAGTGTGTGGTTGACCTCTCCCCCCGGGAGCCCATCATCCTGCACCAGCGGATTCGGCTGATACAGTGCGATG GAATGAGGGAAGCAAAACCCCCACCGGTGCTGGTGATTGTCCTAGCATGTGGATTCATCCTGAATAAGGGCCTGGTCTTCTCAGTGCTGTTTGTCCTGGTCTGGAAAACCTGGGCCTCGG GTGAGGCAGCATCCTGA
- the LOC119539699 gene encoding triggering receptor expressed on myeloid cells 3-like isoform X3 — MEGTGLREWPRLLLLLLCVSGFEAVGEKEEEECLIEGKNLTVICPYNIMKYSLSRKAWQRVGSQGPPETLVTMAELQKQDVGLYQCVVDLSPREPIILHQRIRLIQCDGMREAKPPPVLVIVLACGFILNKGLVFSVLFVLVWKTWASGEAAS, encoded by the exons ATGGAGGGCACAGGGCTCCGGGAGTGGCCAcggctgctgttgctgctgctctGTGTCTCAG GATTCGAAGCTGTAggtgaaaaggaggaggaggagtgccTGATAGAAGGAAAGAACCTGACCGTGATCTGTCCTTACAACATCATGAAATACTCCCTCAGCCGGAAGGCCTGGCAACGGGTGGGGAGCCAGGGCCCCCCAGAGACACTG GTCACCATGGCAGAGCTCCAGAAGCAGGACGTGGGCCTGTACCAGTGTGTGGTTGACCTCTCCCCCCGGGAGCCCATCATCCTGCACCAGCGGATTCGGCTGATACAGTGCGATG GAATGAGGGAAGCAAAACCCCCACCGGTGCTGGTGATTGTCCTAGCATGTGGATTCATCCTGAATAAGGGCCTGGTCTTCTCAGTGCTGTTTGTCCTGGTCTGGAAAACCTGGGCCTCGG GTGAGGCAGCATCCTGA